GTAGTCGTCGCCGGCCTGCTCGACGCGATCCTTGGCGACCCCGCACGATCCCGGAGGCGGGACTATCACGTCGTCGCCCGGGCGCCAGTCCGCCGGCGTCGCGCACTGATTCGCATCCGCGGTCTGCATGGCGATCAGCAGCCGCTTGATCTCGTCGAAGTTCCTGCCGCTTGACGATGGGTAGTAGAACAGCGCCCTGACTTTCGCCTTCGGGTCAATGAAGAAGACCGCCCGGACTGCCTGCGAGTCGCTGGAGGACGGTTGGACCATGCCGAACTTCTTGGCTACATCCATCTTGATGTCGCTGATCACGGGATACGTGATCTCCATGTTCTCCATGCCCCTGTACTTGATCTTCTCCTTGATTGTCCTCAGCCACGCGATATGGCTGAACGTGCTGTCAATCGAGAGTCCTATCAGCTCGCAGTTGAGGGCCTTCAGTTCAGGCTCGATCTTCGCAAACGTCATGAACTCGGTCGTGCACACCGGGGTGAAGTCCGCCGGATGGCTGAACAGTATCACCCACTTGCCTCTGTAGTCGTCGGGGAACCTTATGTGCCCTTGGGTGGTCTCGGCCTCAAACGCCGGGGCATCGTCCCCGATCAGGGGCATCCTGATGCAGTCGCATTTCGTCTCTGCTGTCTCGTTCATTGTGTCATCCTTTCTCGACGAAGCTTCGTCGCTTCGCCATTCGGGTCAGGTCGAGGTCGCCTTGACCCTGTCTTCCTGCGACATCGCCGCAAGCTCCTTCACTTCTTCGGGGCTGAGCCCCAACCCCTCGGCCACTCTCTTGCCGTAGTCCGGATCTGCCTTGTAGAACAGCGCGGTCTG
The sequence above is a segment of the Armatimonadota bacterium genome. Coding sequences within it:
- a CDS encoding peroxiredoxin, with protein sequence MNETAETKCDCIRMPLIGDDAPAFEAETTQGHIRFPDDYRGKWVILFSHPADFTPVCTTEFMTFAKIEPELKALNCELIGLSIDSTFSHIAWLRTIKEKIKYRGMENMEITYPVISDIKMDVAKKFGMVQPSSSDSQAVRAVFFIDPKAKVRALFYYPSSSGRNFDEIKRLLIAMQTADANQCATPADWRPGDDVIVPPPGSCGVAKDRVEQAGDDYYCLDWFMCLKKLPMG